The segment CATTACCAAGTGCAGTGGCAGTGTCCAATCGAAGGCCTCCGATGTGCGGGCGCTCAAGGAACGCGGCTACATTATCggcaaaaaaatcggaaaaggCTCTTATGCGACAGTTGTGTCCGCTTTTTACGAAGATTCGACCCACAAAGTGCCTCTCGCCTGCAAAATCGTCGATAAATCGCGTGCCCCATCGGATTTCTTGAACAAATTCCTGCCGCGCGAACTCGAAATCATCGTAAAACTCGAACATCCGTACGTCATTCAGATCCACAGCATCCTGCAACGCGGCTTGAAAATCTTCATCTTCATGCGATTCGCCGAAAATGGCGATTTACTCGAATACATCAAGAAAAACGGATCCATCGTCGAACACGGAGCCAAATCCTGGTTCTACCAGATGGTAAAAGGTCTCAAATATCTCCACAGTTTGGAAATCGCGCATCGCGATTTAAAATGCGAAAATATTCtcatctcgaaaaaaatgaatataaaaattgctgATTTTGGATTCGCCCGAAGTTGTGTCGATCAAACGgaaaatccaattttatcGATGACTTTTTGTGGAAGCGCAGCCTATGCAGCGCCTGAAATAGTCAGCGGGCATCCATATGACCCGAAAATGGCAGATGTGTGGTCTTTGGGGGTTATTTTGTTCATTATGTTGAATGCTTCGATGCCGTTTGACgataaaaatgtcaagaaaTTGTTGAGTGATCAAAAGACGAGGAATTATCGGTTTCGATCGAGCATTGAGGAGAAGTTGACGACGAAATGCAAGTCGTTGGTGCAGTTTATCTTGGATCCAGATGTCACGACGAGATGGGGTTTGGCACGCATTGAGATGTCAAGGTGGTTCAAGGATAGCGTGGTTATATCGGAGGGGGTTCCGAATTgagatgaataaaaatttgaacggggaaaagtaaattttttgagtgaatttggagtttttatgaaattttaattcctttttccgaaaaaaaatttaagaaatcattgaaatttgtgaaaagttttaaaaacttgaaatttttgaagatcatttaaaatatttctaacaaaatttaaaaattttcgaaaattttttttcttaatttcgaaaattattaaaaaaatttaaaattttcaaaattatccaaaaaaaattattctaaaaatctttctaaaatttttcgaaattagccttttttaaattttattcacagaattgatttaatttcatcTTCTCGAAGttactttaattttcgaaaactgTCAAGGAATctatacaaattttcgaaaaattttaagaaattatgcgaattttcgaaagtcttttgtaaaaaaaaaaaaattgtaaaaatatttaaaaatttgatcgaaatacttgaaaatcttctaaaagactttcaaattttcgaaaatcttccaaaagactttcaaattttcgaaaatcttccaaaagactttcaaaatttcgaaaatcttccaaaagactttcattttttcgaaaatcttctaaaagactttaaaattttcgaaaatcttccaaaagaacttaaaattttcgaaaattcaaaaaaaaaataatttcgaaaaacaatctattaatttttcgaaca is part of the Culicoides brevitarsis isolate CSIRO-B50_1 chromosome 3, AGI_CSIRO_Cbre_v1, whole genome shotgun sequence genome and harbors:
- the LOC134833282 gene encoding testis-specific serine/threonine-protein kinase 1, with the protein product MPSSCGSYITKCSGSVQSKASDVRALKERGYIIGKKIGKGSYATVVSAFYEDSTHKVPLACKIVDKSRAPSDFLNKFLPRELEIIVKLEHPYVIQIHSILQRGLKIFIFMRFAENGDLLEYIKKNGSIVEHGAKSWFYQMVKGLKYLHSLEIAHRDLKCENILISKKMNIKIADFGFARSCVDQTENPILSMTFCGSAAYAAPEIVSGHPYDPKMADVWSLGVILFIMLNASMPFDDKNVKKLLSDQKTRNYRFRSSIEEKLTTKCKSLVQFILDPDVTTRWGLARIEMSRWFKDSVVISEGVPN